GCTGTTGAGTGGCATGAGGTAGTTTGGTTCAGGGAAGAAGTTTCCCGTTATTCCTTTATCACCTGGTTGTCTTTTTTGGGAAGACTACCAACTAGAGATCGTCTAATTTCTTGGGGTTTAGCAGTTCCAGATCGTTGTGTCTTGTGCTCTTCTCACCTTGAATCTCACCAGCACTTATTTTTTGAGTGTTTATTCGCGGCGTCTATCTGGTCCATGTTTTGTGGCAGATTTATCACCTCCCCACCATCGGATCTCTCCTCTGTGGTTTTGATGATTACAAGATACAATGGCCTATATTCATCACAAGTGAAGACTATCATGAAGCTACTACTGCAGGTTATTGTCTACTCCCTATGGCGCGAGCGTAATGCAAGAATTTTCAGGGATGTTGCCCGCCAACCGGTGGCTTTCTTCAGGATTGTGGACCGGATTATGAGAGACAGGTTGCTCTCGCTCTCTCCGGCTCCTGATCAAGCTCATTCTCTTCTAGAGCTTTACTTTTGGTTTGTTGATCCTTTTAGCTAATGTTGTTTCTTGTTCTAGTTTCTATTTCAGTTTATTTCCTCTTGCTCTTGTAATAAGTTGCTAATGCAACATGTAAAACTcagaaaatgattataaatcttaacatttagaccaaaaaaaactGCATTAGATAATGGAAATAGTGCATTCAATATCATTCCATAAAATCAACATTTGCTCGACAATAAATGTTAGACGGTATGATCGCATCATAATAACAAGAGTTCGTGGAAACCCCTTAGTTCATTGGTTTAACTAAGAGTTTTTTAACAAGAGTTCATGGAAGTGTGCAGTTCAGACCTTAGAAGATTGCAAATTATGATATTGGTGCATGAAAGCCATGTGTACATTGTTGTTAAGTCACTTAGTTATAGTATTCACATGTTTTCTTGCTTCTCGTGGGAAATTGGGACTTGATCCAAATATTCAGTCTATCACAGGGCCACCTCATATATTCGCTCTGTCTTCCTTAAACTatagtatttattttctttaagtATTAAACTCTCCTTAGTTACTAACGTGTATGTGTTTTGAAGCACCAATTCTTTTGACAACTTGTATAGAATACACTCACTATCATGGCAGAGTACTGCAACTCCAACTAAGGCTCTGGATTCATTAAATATATTGCTAATTTATGTGAagtgtaaatttttatttttttatgggTCCTATAAATATTATACCCCTTTAGGAAATATTACTCCTTTAAGAAAAGATTGAGGTAACAGGCCAAATCTTACTCCTTTAAGAAAAGCAAATTCTATCACCAAAAGAACAAACCCTAACCCAAGAAATAGTTTTTGTTGTCATTGTGATGGGATAAGATGGATCTACAAAGAGAGTTTCACATGACAGGAGGAGTAGGGAAAACTAGTTATGCAAGAAACTCTTCCTTCCAGGTTCTTGATATTATAAGTATCTTCACTTCCTTCGTAATCTTGACACCTATAGTTAccctttttgttgttttgatatTTGCAGAAGAAAGCCTATGATCAGGCAAAAGACATAATACTAAAGACACTGCAACAACTCTACAAAGAGACAAGACCCAAGAGTCTAGGAATAGCTGACTTGGGATGTTCTTCAGGACCAAATACTCTTTCCACCATTAGAGACATCATCAAAGCCGTCATAGTTGCTCACCACCGTGAGATACCAAACGAGCCTTTGCCGGAATTCAGTGTCTCCCTTAACGATCTTCCCCGAAATGACTTCAACTCTATATTCAAGTCCTTGCCTGACTTTCACATAGAGCTCAAGAGAGATACCAAGAATGATCATTCCCCTTCAGTTTTCATTGCAGCCTTCCCTGGATCATTTTATGGAAGGCTATTCCCTGAAAATACCATCCACTTCATATATGCCTCTTTCAGCTTACACTGGCTTTCCAAGGTGAACAGAGTGATATGCCGGTCCTAGTCAAAACCTAGTGAAACATTCGTTTTTTGgcctccaaatttttttaaagataatagATACATTGTATGACtcttaaactatattaaaacatttgttaaagatatatcttaataatttttatggCCTGTTAAATCTCAATAACAATCTTGGTAAGAACtgtaattcaatatagataGATACCTTCAAgtgtaagtatatatatatatactgagtattttttttttttgcagattccTCCAGCTTTGTATGACGATCAAGGCAAGTCCATAAACAAAGGGTGTATTAACATCTGCTCATCGAGTCCTGAAGCTGTTTCCAAAGCTTACTACAGCCAGTTCAAGGAAGATTTCTCCATGTTCCTCCGGTCTCGATCAAAAGAGGTGGTTGCTGCAGGCAGAATGGTTCTCATAATACTCGGAAGAGAAGGTCCCGAACATGTTGGTAGAGGAAACTCTTTCTTATGGGAACTTCTCGCAAGAGCCATAGCAGATCTTGTCTcacaagtatatatattatgtatatatatgatctTCTGATTTCAAGACGATGGATGTTATTTAGAAACCATGTAACTGTTTCCATTTAATTGTAGGGAGAAATTGAGGAAGAGAAGCTGGATTCTTACGAGCTGCACTTTTACGCCCCAAGTGCTGCTGAGATAGAAGGTGAAGTGAACAAAGAAGGGTCTTTTGAATTAGAGAAGTTAGAGATGTTGGAAGTAGACATGGAGTGGGGCAACGAGGATGGTATCAGTTACGGCAAGGCGGTTGCAAAGACGATAAGAGCGGTTCAAGAGTCAATGCTTGCTTCACACTTCGGAGAAGAGATTTTGAACAAGCTGTTTGATACATATGGTAGAATAATTGACGAGGAGATTGCTAAGGAAGACATAAAACACATCACATTTGTTGTTGTCCTGAGAAGGAAGCTCTGACACATTGAAAAATCGAAGAAGTGAGACCTCCCTTGAGTTCCACGTAACCAAAGGGAGATTACTATTCAGACTTCTACTAAACGCACCGTTACACTAGACATCATCTATAGTAAaaccaaaactttttttaaactttttttatagATTACTATTTAGACTCGTCTAGTGTTTGCTTTTGAAACTTTTAATGTTCTCAGAAACATACAATTTTGCTTCCAAGATTTGTATTCTTATAAATCAAATGAATGAATCGATAAttataatatacaaatatcatcacaaatttaaagatataaacTCATTTGAACTAAACGAAGACTTAAAATTTTCTTGAATTTTCATTTCTATATATTCATTATCTACTTGTAATAAATAACAGGAGCATTAGATCTAGCATCCCACATGCCACCTTCTTTCAAATACTCAAGATACCTAGAAAACTCAGGCTTCCTAGTCgttgacttcttcttctttccgtATAAAAAGCTAAAGATAGGGTGGCTAAATTTGCTTGTTGGTTTGACTTTCTTGGATTTTTGACGAGGAATTTCCTCGAGGATGGTCGGAGCACCACC
The sequence above is drawn from the Brassica napus cultivar Da-Ae chromosome A8, Da-Ae, whole genome shotgun sequence genome and encodes:
- the LOC106389803 gene encoding probable methyltransferase TCM_000336, whose translation is MDLQREFHMTGGVGKTSYARNSSFQKKAYDQAKDIILKTLQQLYKETRPKSLGIADLGCSSGPNTLSTIRDIIKAVIVAHHREIPNEPLPEFSVSLNDLPRNDFNSIFKSLPDFHIELKRDTKNDHSPSVFIAAFPGSFYGRLFPENTIHFIYASFSLHWLSKIPPALYDDQGKSINKGCINICSSSPEAVSKAYYSQFKEDFSMFLRSRSKEVVAAGRMVLIILGREGPEHVGRGNSFLWELLARAIADLVSQGEIEEEKLDSYELHFYAPSAAEIEGEVNKEGSFELEKLEMLEVDMEWGNEDGISYGKAVAKTIRAVQESMLASHFGEEILNKLFDTYGRIIDEEIAKEDIKHITFVVVLRRKL
- the LOC125577087 gene encoding uncharacterized protein LOC125577087 yields the protein MQMLRSFSTRTRSRRGGYQRVSDDSTFSLLGAKLRRSTSVPYYAPSIKLGAGGAPTILEEIPRQKSKKVKPTSKFSHPIFSFLYGKKKKSTTRKPEFSRYLEYLKEGGMWDARSNAPVIYYK